The following are encoded together in the Kribbella sp. CA-293567 genome:
- a CDS encoding phosphocholine-specific phospholipase C, with protein sequence MPDLNRRRFLQLAGGSAAFAAMAGSIEQAAAIPANRRTGSIQDVEHIVVLMQENRSFDHYFGSLKGIRGFGDPRPVTLPSGKSVFHQSNGTKDILPFHPQADDLGMQFLQGLPHSWPDGQAAYNKGKYDRWVPAKSAPTMAYLTREDIPFHYALADKFTLCDAYHCSFIGATDPNRYYMWSGYTGNDGTGGGPVLGNDELGYDWTTYPERLEQAGVSWKIYQDIGDGLNAAGSWGWINDAYRGNYGDNSLLYFNKYRNASPGDPLYDKARTGTDAKAGDGLFDHLRADVRNGDLPQISWIAAPEAFTEHSNFPSNYGAWYISQVLDALTSDPDVWSKTAFFITYDENDGFFDHVVPPIPPASANQGLSTVDVSADLFPGSSRYTAGPYGLGPRVPMIVVSPWSTGGYNCSEVLDHTSIIRFMEQRFGVHEPNISPWRRAICGDLTGAFDFSSDAKQPGQLPDTSAYEPPDGDRHPDYRPTPPAVGQMPVQEPGFRRTRPLPYAPYVDGATQGAKFQLTFASGKDAGAQFLITSPSRTDGPWTYTTEAGKTIADTWNTAYSSGATDLTVHGPNGFLRAFKSKPDTAVEVTARHNDSTGDLDFTLTNSSTKDVIFTLTNSYDGRPKRLKVLKGKSAQYKLNVHHSKQWYDVSVVADTDTGFLRRFAGHVETGEAGVSDPAIITA encoded by the coding sequence ATGCCAGATCTCAATCGCCGCAGGTTCCTGCAGCTCGCCGGCGGCAGTGCCGCCTTCGCCGCGATGGCCGGCAGTATCGAGCAGGCCGCCGCGATCCCCGCCAACCGCCGGACCGGCAGCATCCAGGACGTCGAGCACATCGTCGTGCTGATGCAGGAGAACCGTTCCTTCGACCACTACTTCGGCTCGCTGAAGGGCATCCGTGGCTTCGGTGATCCGCGCCCGGTCACGCTGCCGAGCGGCAAGTCGGTCTTCCACCAGTCGAACGGGACCAAGGACATCCTGCCGTTCCACCCGCAGGCCGACGATCTCGGCATGCAGTTCCTGCAGGGCCTGCCGCACAGCTGGCCGGACGGCCAGGCGGCCTACAACAAGGGCAAGTACGACCGCTGGGTGCCGGCCAAGTCCGCGCCCACGATGGCGTACCTGACCCGCGAGGACATCCCGTTCCACTACGCCCTCGCCGACAAGTTCACCCTGTGCGACGCTTACCACTGCTCCTTCATCGGCGCCACCGACCCGAACCGGTACTACATGTGGTCGGGCTACACGGGCAACGACGGAACGGGCGGCGGACCGGTGCTCGGCAACGACGAGCTCGGCTACGACTGGACGACGTACCCCGAGCGCCTCGAGCAGGCCGGCGTCTCGTGGAAGATCTACCAGGACATCGGCGACGGCCTCAACGCGGCCGGCAGCTGGGGCTGGATCAACGACGCCTACCGCGGCAACTACGGCGACAACTCGCTGCTGTACTTCAACAAGTACCGCAACGCCTCCCCCGGCGACCCGCTCTACGACAAGGCCCGCACCGGCACCGACGCGAAGGCCGGCGACGGCCTGTTCGACCACCTCCGCGCGGACGTCAGGAACGGCGACCTGCCGCAGATCTCCTGGATCGCGGCGCCCGAGGCGTTCACCGAGCACTCGAACTTCCCGTCGAACTACGGTGCCTGGTACATCTCGCAGGTCCTGGACGCGCTCACCTCCGACCCGGACGTGTGGAGCAAGACGGCGTTCTTCATCACCTACGACGAGAACGACGGCTTCTTCGACCACGTCGTCCCGCCGATCCCGCCGGCCTCGGCGAACCAGGGCCTGTCCACGGTCGACGTCAGCGCCGACCTGTTCCCCGGCAGCTCGCGGTACACGGCCGGCCCCTACGGTCTCGGTCCGCGCGTCCCGATGATCGTCGTGTCCCCGTGGAGCACCGGCGGCTACAACTGCTCGGAGGTGCTCGACCACACCTCGATCATCCGGTTCATGGAGCAGCGCTTCGGGGTGCACGAACCGAACATCTCGCCGTGGCGCCGCGCCATCTGCGGTGACCTGACCGGTGCCTTCGACTTCAGCTCCGACGCGAAGCAGCCCGGCCAGTTGCCCGACACCTCGGCGTACGAGCCGCCGGACGGCGACCGGCACCCGGACTACCGGCCGACCCCGCCGGCGGTCGGCCAGATGCCGGTGCAGGAGCCCGGCTTCCGGCGTACCAGGCCGTTGCCCTACGCACCGTACGTCGACGGCGCCACCCAGGGCGCCAAGTTCCAGCTGACGTTTGCCTCCGGCAAGGATGCGGGCGCGCAGTTCCTGATCACGTCACCGAGCCGCACCGACGGCCCCTGGACCTACACCACCGAGGCCGGCAAGACGATCGCGGACACCTGGAACACGGCGTACTCCAGCGGCGCGACCGACCTGACCGTGCACGGCCCGAACGGCTTCCTCCGCGCCTTCAAGAGCAAGCCGGACACCGCCGTGGAGGTCACCGCGCGCCACAACGACAGCACCGGCGATCTCGACTTCACGCTGACCAACAGCAGCACCAAGGACGTCATCTTCACCCTGACGAACTCCTACGACGGCCGCCCGAAGCGGCTGAAGGTACTGAAGGGCAAGTCCGCGCAGTACAAGCTGAACGTCCACCACAGCAAGCAGTGGTACGACGTCTCGGTGGTCGCCGACACCGACACCGGCTTCCTGCGCCGGTTCGCCGGCCACGTCGAGACCGGCGAGGCAGGCGTCTCCGACCCCGCCATCATCACCGCCTGA